aatgaataaagCAAGACAAGATAAGGCGCTCTGGCACAGAATGTAACATTCCTTGATCGGTTACATTGTAGATCGGGTAGTGGGTGTTATAATTAGACTTCATTAGTACAATTAGAAGAATATTttttacaatatatacatattgacttcaaaattttttttttggacCCGCCGTTGAATAAGAGAGATAAGCGTATAATGCCTTATGAGGGTAAAGCTACGACTTTCATGAATTTTGCCATTTCTATCTCCAAAATATTGTGCAATTGTTTTTAATGCGGAAACTAAACCCAAGTGGTTAACTCCAATAGAGATTTGAAGTATTTTCCTCTGACTTTTTACAGAGAaaattctcttcttttctcttttgTTCCTAAGACGTTTGGCCTCCTAATTTGTGATCCAGATAGGGAGGGCTTCCTTACCAATTCAGAGAGTGGTTTCTCCCTTCCCAATTTCTCACATGTCCTAGTTGGGTGTAAATATAGATTTTTATTTTGTAGCTTTTGTGTGCAAATTTGTGGAGAGGCCACTACGAGGGACTTTGTAGGTGATTTGCATTGTGAACGATTGAGAGATGTACTCATTTCATGTTTGTTAAGGAAATCTTATGAAACAGACATGGTCGGTTGGGTAGCCCAACAAAAAGTTGCAATGTCATTTTGAGGAGTTGTACCTACCTTATGGGTACTCTCATCAAATAAAGCTTTAGTTGACTGACCCTACTGCTCAAATCTCTTCACAAATCTCAGAGGCAAGTTCTGGTTCTACGCTGCTCTGAAGGTCTCCTTATTGTTTTGGAAGACAATAGGGATAAGTGTTCAGTTGGTTTGGTTTAAAATCAAACACAAAactaaaataactaaaatcactaaaaattaaaccgaaccgaacgaaAAAACTAAATGGAATCAAAATAAACCAATTCAGTTCATTTTGATTCGATTTAGTTGTTGGTTTGGATTTTTGTGCTTTTTCTTAGGAGCATCTTGTGGTCATCTTTATCCTTTGCTTTTAAGATTTTCCAGCCATTAAAAAGGTAAAATATAGGTAATAAATTTTCAGCACAATTGCAATTGAAATAATTCAAGACACAAAGCTTTAAAGCAAACGTACACTGTGATCAACTTACAAATATATGACCTGATCATTGAGACATTTAAAGCAAACATTTATAGCAaccaaaaatttaaaatcaaagtaGGTGAGGAGATGACAATGGGTGAAATAGGTGCGCAAGTGTGTCATGTAGCTGAAGAGAATCGAGTCACCAATAGGGATGGGCATTGCTCCTGAGCCCGATCTGACCCGTTTTGCACCAGATTAATTTTCCCCAACTCCAATATTGTGGGCTGGGGGTAGGGTGAAGGTCCCCCCACTCCAAATCCCCCGACTCTggcataataatatattattattagtttttataaaaaaaatgtatttttacatatttatatatttaaatattataatttaacaatatatatagatatattattaaaattatgtttaaaacttatatttctaccttataatttactttttaataaataaatttttaatatataataatatatttaaaaaaatctcCACCGGGAAACTCGCCCCGACTCTGAACTCCTGTGGGGCAGGGATAAGGGAAGCAATCCCAACCCATGACCTACCCCATTGCCAACTTTAGTAATTGACATCCAGTAGCAGCAAAAgacaattaaaagaaaacataactatTGAGGGTTATGGAAGTAGAGTTGTAAGGATTAAGGGGGCACATGCAACTATGGCTGTGCAAAATTCTTGGAGGTCTCGAAGCAAACCAAAAAATTGTACCAaaccaaagtttttttttttttaatacttttaTTCGGTTCTAATTCTTCACTAAGAATTCAATTCAAATCGAACTAGAACTATACCGAACTGGAACCATATCGGACTAGTTTTAGATGTATTGTAtactttcaatatatatatatacatatatatatgttaattcttatttatatttatatcttatagttaaatattatataattaagaaatagTTAAGatgtatataatataatatattatgtattaataatcaaattcaaaacttaaatgctaatttaagtatgactttttaagaaaataattatataaaattattttaagaattatGAATCGAACTGAAACTGTACCGAACCAAACCAAAACCAAAGAACCGAGAACTACACCATACGGAACCGAAATAATGAAGAACCAAACTGGAATTGCACTaaaattttggttcagttttgattTTAAGCAGGCCTTGAACTGAATTAGAACCACACACCCCTATATGCAATGTCGACTGCATAAGAGAGAGAGCTAGAGCTTGAAGAAAACAAAGGAAGAAGCGTGATAAAGGGATGGGAAGAATCAAGAGGGGGTCAAACGGAGAGAGTAGCAAGTATCCATGGCTGTAGTACTAGAATAGACTGGTTCAAACTAGCGATTTCGAATTGAAACTAGCTcgatttaagtttttttttttaattattttgttgaCATTTTTCctatgttttatatatatatatatatatatatatatatatattttttttttttttttttttttttgagtatttttattttttgaaccATTCTCAAATAAGGTacaaaataatttctatgaaaattttgaaatttattaacatattttttatttttaggttCAACAATTTTTTccattatatttttttaacattttccTAATATTATGTGAAtgagtttaagaatttttttaGACTATTCGCAAATAaggtatataataatttatataaatttattttttttcaaaaatattgatttaaaaatcAGAACTGAAATTAAACCAGAATCATATAAAAACTCAATGGAAACTACAATGGCTTTAAAACCAGATTGAAACCATGAATGAACCGAAATTGGCTCCGAATTAAGCCCACCAAGAGTCACCGACCCTTGGCAAAGTCTAGTGGCAAGTAGTGGCCAGCGACGTTGAGGACTTGAGGGATAATAAAGGTTTGATTATTTGAGACGAAAGTAACGAACCATGATAGGGTTTGTATAAATTATATATCTATGAAAGTTGGATGGCTGAGATTAATTCATTTGAAGGGATGGACGACTAGGATTTAGTTTTTAATCAAGGttgttaaaaaacaaaaaaagaaaaacttgagattCAAACCCAAGGCCTGTGTCCTCAAATAGATAGGTTACCATTACAAGTTCATATGCTAAAAATACattcatatttaatatattatgtttagtttagtttgattcaattcttttaaaaattttcctcttaaaatcaaatcaaataagttgattaaaattgaattgaatattcaaattaaATCAGTTTTTTGGTTTTGAATCAAATTCTGTTCATCCTAAAAGACGTTGTGTAATGTGTATTGTGATGGCTTTCTTGTGCTGTATTTAGACTTGGTAGAACGAGAAGCCGATGTTTCCTCTTCTAAACAAGAAGTGGAGTAGGATGGTAAATTATAGGATACATATGGTACACTAAGAAACAGTACATCTATcatctacaaaaaaaaaaatcaattgtttcttgaatttaaaaatataaaactagTATTTCTGTGAGCAATGGTGCAAGTACTCTAGAAATATTTATATGGTTTGCCGAGCAGGCGGTGCTATTGACTAGCCGCCTCCCCACGACTCAGCTGTTAGATTAGATTTTTCTTGTTTCTGGGCCTGGGCCTTATATGTTTTTTAAGGTAgccctttttttattttaagctGTTCCTCTGCCTGATTGGGCTGGTGTATGATGTGGGCTTGTAGTCCCTTTTTTAATGGAACTTATCATTCAGGAggaagaaataatgaaaaaaaaaaagaaaatgcttCTTGTAGATTCAGAAGAATGGATATGCCcgtaattttattctttaattccTGTAATTGATCCTTGaagaaagaatgagttttgatgcCTCTCTTAATTCTTCTTATAAGCCCTTCTCCACCGGCCTGCTAAATTAGGAGTTTCATGGAGGAAGACGTAATAAACGACAGAATTGCGGGAACTGAGGTTGTGACAAGAATTATATACAATGAGAGGATTAGAGAAGTGGAAGACAAAGCCGCCTACATGGTTCttagatttttatttttctcCTTTAATCGTCATTAGAAACGATAAGAAAACTTCCCTATTGTTCATGAACCACCGGATAACTTATTTGGTATGGCAGAATGGCGACGGATCCTGTAACGCAATAAGTTGTTAGGATTCTCTCTCATCGCCGGCGATTTCCATAGTATGCCGGTCCAACCAACTGTAACATAAGAAGTGTGTTTTCGTTAATTATGTTTCATTGCTTATTACCGAACTGTATTGCTTGAGAATTGGAGATATGGGAGAAAGCGAAAGAGACTAAATCCTACTTCTTCCTTTGAAATTAGCGAGGTTAATTTTCATTGTAATTATTTTCACTCACTTTCTTGAGAAAACTTTCTTCAGTCGGGAAGAGAGAGAGGTATAAGGACATCCAGATTCTTCGTCACTTTCTCCTGTTGTTGCTGTAGTTTTACTCTTCTCTAGTTAACATCTGTAGCTTAGATCTCTCTCTGTTTTTTGCATTTTGCGAACTATTTTTGCCTCCCACAATTGGGAAATCTAAACAGCTAGAATCTTTGTTCCGTAAATTTGAGCAATTATCTTCTTGTTCTTCCTCCACAAATCTCTACCTATATGCACCTCTTCTTGATTCATCAGAAAGAATGAAAGAAGAATTGGAAGGGTCAAAGATAAACCAGCGAGGTAATTCCCAATTTTGGtcatgtaataaattttaatagcaaATGACATGCAGCCTCTTAGAGATAATTGCATATCACCCACCAATAACTGCTTATTGCAGAAAATTGTGTTGCATCTTGTTAGGTGCAGCTGCCAAAATTGGCCTTTGGTGAATCATGAACTAAAGAAATGCCTTGCTAagaaactttgcaaggctatgcTTTGTTTAACAGCACTCTTTTGTCGGCTTAACTGATTCACACTCGAagtcaaactcaagaattcaccGTCTTGAAAACATCTACGGTACCACTAAGCATTTCATTAATGAAAGACATGTCTACGAAGTTTGTTTGTCATCATCTCCCTGTGTTGGTATCATGACATTAATTTAAATAGCCAAATTTGATGGGATCAAATGAACCCACATGGTAAAGAGTGTTTGATTGTTTCAGTTTGTGTTTTCAATCAAATGGGAATTCTTGAATTGGCAGCCTTTGGAAATCTGTGCTGTGGAAACCTGAGAAGGAAGTGCATATTGCCTGCTCTGCCCTGGATTAATCTGTTCCCTTTTGGACTCTTATCAGAGCTCTAGAAAGGCTGAACAAGCATGAATACAGGATTATGATATCACCGAGAAACAAAACAAGATTCTGAAACCTTCTGCACGTATCAATCTTTCAGCAGCACAACCAGTCGATTTTTACGGTAACCTTGCTCCAAAATAGCCAAGGAAATTCCAAGGTGCAGTGCAGATGCTTTTGATATTTTTGAGATATAAACTGAGATATAATATATGAAGTTTGTGATAATTTAAGATAGAATTGCAATTCTAGTTGGAAGTCAGGTCCGTAGTATGCACCATACTTGCACACCCAAGTAATCTTTATGATGTTATTTGTTCAATGTTGCAAAGTATTGCTGTACTTTATCTGTGCCGCCTCTGTTTACAAAACATAAAAGCAATTGTATTATTTTTCTGTTATTGCTGTACTTTATTTATGCAGTCTCTGTTTACAAAACATAAAAGCAAGTGTAATATTTTTCTGTCCTGTTTTCTTTTAACTTAAATCCTATAGTAATCTGTCAAAGTCTTGTCTGCCAAATCTTTAGTGAAGAACCTTCTGATATCATTGAGCATAAACTGCCGGTAAAGAGCTGGTTTTTCCGGTGACACTAGCTCTGGAAAGGGTCCATACAAGCAGACTGTGTTACCAGCGTTGAAGAAAATTGCGGTGGAAACTCGTGGATCGGGTGAAGGATTAGCCAACATTCTATGATCTACGCTTTTGTATTCATCATTGGAAAGGATCTGAGGAACACAGACAATATTTCAACAAAGATTTCAGACTGTAAAATAGAATTTCAAATCAGGCATTCACTTGGATATAATTCTACCCGAAGTATATCTCCAATGTTAATAACAAGAGCTCCAGGGAGAGGTTTGACTTCAACCCAACCCTCACCGTCCTTAACCTCCAAGCCTCCAATATGGTCCTGAAGCAGTACTGTCAAAAGCACAGGATCAGTATGCGATGTAATTCCAAAGGTGAGATCAGGTTGAGGGCAGTGTGGATAGTATTGACCCACAAGTGTCTTGGCTTCCAAAAAAGTCATCTCCTTTAATCTTCTTGCGTTCAATCCCAGCCCTTCGCACAGTAACTCCATCAACATCTCTGCAACTCGTGTAGCCTGTTGGTTCCACTCAAGTAACTCGTTCCTACAAATTTCAGGGATGTCCTCAACCTCTGCTGGGACAGGACCCAATCTCACCTGAAGTGTATCCCTGCAAATTCGAAAGATGAATTTCAATTCTTGAAATCTGAAAACCAATTTGCAAATATATCAAACACTTTTGTTGCCAGACCTCCAGCTCGCAGCTTTAGCGTTATACAAGTCAACGTTGGAAAGGAAAGTTACTCCAGTACCCATCTCCCTCCGGTACCACTGCTTCTTGAACTCCGTCGGCAGCTCATGAAACGCCTTGACCGCCTCAATCGTCCGGTTCATAACTTCCAGCGGCACCCCATGATTCAAAATCTGAAAAAATCCAAGTTTCCGACAGGCATGTGAAACCTGCTCCACAATCGCCGGCCTCCTGTCTGAATCAACGCCTGAAAGGTCAATGGTGGGGATGACTTGGGATTCGGATCTCGGAACGGATTTAAGATCGGATAGCGCTCCGGTTGGGTGGATAAACATGCGGGGAATGGAGGTGAGGCCAGAGTCAACCAGGCCTTTAACTCCGATTTTAGAATCATCGAGTCGTTTCACCTCTTCCAAATGATTATACTCCTGATGGGTTGCCTCAACCGCCATGATTCTTGCTTTGGTTGGTGATTTGGTGTAGGTTCTGCGACTTGTAATCTAAAGATGAAGAAGACGGAGTCTGGGTTTAATAGGGTTTAATATTGGTACAACGCGACAATGGATGGATCATGCGGTCATCTCCAATCGTTTACTGATGAAATtttgtttattaaaaaataaaaaagaaattaaaatttatttaatttcttaatttattattattgcgCCTCAAATTAGGATGGTCAGGTTTccatctaaattaaaaaattaaattaaataaaatttatttgattcaatgatttaattttaaaattcaatcgatttgatttaatttataaattttaataattttaattaatcaatttgatttgattattttcataaaaaataaaaaaattaaaccgaactaaaattatatatatatatatatatcaagaaaATCATAAGATTTTTTAGTtctaattttttagttttttatttaatatttttgttattgagatttaatgttaaaaatatgaaatcctATAAAATATAGTTTAatcggtttaaaatcgaaccgaacctatATTTATTGGTTTAGTTCTGTTTGATTTCCTCTTAGtgatcggtttgattcgatttttaaaattcttaatttttgattttcgaTTTTATCAGTTTGAAACCTAATCGACTGTTTGCACACTCTTGCCTCAAATTAGGGTTCAATTATTTAGAATTCGGcttattttagtttttttaaaataatttaaattaaattatttcaagTTATAAGcattatataaaatgaattataaatataatttaaaaattattaattttagataaaatttaaattgatcaaattaatttaacattacattGATTCTCAATTGTAAAATCTATATTCAGATTTAAATTAAgccatatttaaataaataaataaataatattgtcTTACTATTTTATGAGaattaattttaaagaaaaataaaagattgATCTGACAATCGAAGTACAATAACAAAAGCTGGAAGGAAAATGGAGCTCGCATCAGATCAATAAGTGTGGTTTATATTTGTTATCAGTTCTAAGTCCTATCGTCATGGCTTGATACACCAAAAAATCAGTCCACATCTATTTGGACAGCTTTTATCTGATTGCTGACTTTAATTTACACTTAGTTTATAAGCAACTACCCTTGATTTCTCAAGGGTAAAGCCACTTTTGGCTTTgtgttaaaataataataatgataaattacAATTACCGAAGTATGGCGGTATATACATGTGAAAGGAAGGTAGTAAAAATTGAGTCTGGACTCACATCTTCTTTCCTTATCTGATAAGCTTTTGTCCAGCAAATAAATTGCTGTAAAATGGTTGCTTAATCATGTTGAAAATAGAGTGATATATTAGTTGTATAAGTCGGTTATTTTAGCCACCGTAACCGACCCATATATATATAGAAATCTTGTATTTGTGTAAAAGATATATGAGAGGTGTGAAGTGTGTGAGTAGAGAGAAAATCTTAGAGAAAAATAGTGTCTTCTTATATTGTAATCTCTTTCACATATAGTGAAAATTTTCTTCTATTGTGTGTCTATTTCTATCTTTTCTTCAATCTGTTATTGTTGTCAGATATATTTCCTGTACCCAAATAACAAGATCAGTTTATATATATCTTCAGTCCTtaacagtggtatcagagccaaaggTTGTCGATATTGTAAACTGATTTCAGTTGGGGAGCAGGTCTGTGTCAATACCATGGCAGCCAAGTATGAGATTGAGAAATTCAACGAGAGTAATTTCTCCCTATGGAAATTGAAGATAAGGGCAATTTTGAGGAAGGACAATTGTTTAGTGGCAATTGAGGATAGACCCACAGGGATAACTGATGACAGATGGAAAGAGATGGATGACAATGCAATTGCTAAACTACATCTAGCAATGGCAGATACAGTTTTATCAAGTGTTGCAGAAAAGAAGACAGCAAAAGAAATTTGGGACACGCTCACCAGATTGTACGAGGCAAAGTCACTTCACAACAAGATCTTCTTAAAGAGGAGACTTTATACTCTTCCAATGAGTGAATCCACATCAGTAACGGATCACATCAACAATCTTAATACGTTATTTTCTCAACTTACAGCGTTGGAATATCAGATAGCAGAAAATGAACGTGCAGAGCTTCTACTTCAAAGTCTACCCGATTCATATGATCAACTCATCATCAATTTGACAAATAATATTCTGATGGACTATCTAGTCTTCAATGATGTTGCAGCTGCTGTTTTGGAAGAGGAGTCCAGGCGCAAAAATAAAGAAGATAAATTGTTCACTTCGCAACAAACAGAGGCATTATTGATGATGAGAGGGAGATCAATGGAACGTGGTTCTAGTGGGAGTCAAAACCATAGCAGATCGAAGTCACGAagcaagaaaaattttaaatgctACCATTGTGGCAAAAGAGGGCATGTGAAAAAGGATTGTTGGCATTATAAGAAGACTGTAGAAAAAGCTCCTGAAGCAAAAACTTCTCAAGGATGTGTTGCAAGTACCTTAGATGATGGAGAAATCCTGTACAGCGAAGCAGCAATAAGTTCTAAAGGTGGAAAACAGCTCATTGATATTTGGATAATGGATACGGGAGCAACTTGGCACATGACTCCACGACGAAACTGCTTTTGCACTTATGAATCTATCTCAGAAGGATCTGTGTTCATGGGAAATGACAATACCTTAGAAATCGCTGGAGTTGGTACTATCAAATTAAATATGTATGATGGTACTATTCGAACAGTTGAAGGAGTACAACATGTGAAGGGCTTGAAGAAAAATCTATTGTCTCTTGGGCAATTAGATAACCTTGGATATAAGACTCATATTGTAGATGGGATCTTGAACTTTGTAAAAGATGCTCTGGTGGTGATGAAGGCAGAAAAGATCACAGCTAATCTATTTGTGCTTTTAGGAGATACATTGCAGAAAGTAGATGCATCAGTTGCAGCAGTTATCCAAGAATAAGAAACA
The Hevea brasiliensis isolate MT/VB/25A 57/8 chromosome 15, ASM3005281v1, whole genome shotgun sequence genome window above contains:
- the LOC110669757 gene encoding 1-aminocyclopropane-1-carboxylate oxidase homolog 4, with product MAVEATHQEYNHLEEVKRLDDSKIGVKGLVDSGLTSIPRMFIHPTGALSDLKSVPRSESQVIPTIDLSGVDSDRRPAIVEQVSHACRKLGFFQILNHGVPLEVMNRTIEAVKAFHELPTEFKKQWYRREMGTGVTFLSNVDLYNAKAASWRDTLQVRLGPVPAEVEDIPEICRNELLEWNQQATRVAEMLMELLCEGLGLNARRLKEMTFLEAKTLVGQYYPHCPQPDLTFGITSHTDPVLLTVLLQDHIGGLEVKDGEGWVEVKPLPGALVINIGDILRILSNDEYKSVDHRMLANPSPDPRVSTAIFFNAGNTVCLYGPFPELVSPEKPALYRQFMLNDIRRFFTKDLADKTLTDYYRI